A stretch of Pseudomonas sp. LRP2-20 DNA encodes these proteins:
- a CDS encoding PhoH family protein: MNAPIQPHRFILEPFEAHRFANLCGQFDEHLRLIEQRLAIEIRNRGNQFELIGEPKTTSAAEQLLRRLYREAKATDLSPETVHLYLQESTVENIDNPAVNEVSVSLRTRKGNIRPRGVNQQRYVKEILANDINFGIGPAGTGKTYLAVACAVDALEREQVRRILLVRPAVEAGEKLGFLPGDLAQKIDPYLRPLYDALYEMLGFEHVAKLIERQVIEIAPLAYMRGRTLNNSFIILDESQNTTLEQMKMFLTRIGFGSTAVITGDITQVDLPRGTKSGLAHVIEVLRDVPGISFTHFQPKDVVRHPLVQRIVEAYDRFDARQAKPEAPGKDA; encoded by the coding sequence TTGAACGCACCCATACAACCTCATCGTTTCATCCTCGAACCTTTCGAGGCCCACCGTTTCGCCAACTTGTGCGGCCAGTTCGACGAGCACCTGCGCCTGATCGAACAACGCCTGGCCATTGAAATCCGCAACCGCGGCAATCAATTCGAGCTGATCGGCGAACCCAAGACCACTTCCGCTGCCGAGCAACTGCTGCGCCGCCTCTACCGCGAGGCCAAGGCCACAGACCTGTCGCCGGAAACCGTGCACCTGTACCTGCAGGAGTCGACGGTGGAAAACATCGATAACCCGGCGGTCAATGAGGTCAGCGTCTCGCTGCGCACACGCAAGGGCAATATCCGCCCGCGCGGCGTCAACCAGCAGCGCTACGTCAAGGAAATCCTGGCCAACGACATCAACTTCGGCATCGGTCCAGCCGGCACCGGCAAGACCTACCTGGCCGTGGCCTGCGCCGTCGACGCCCTGGAGCGCGAGCAGGTGCGCCGCATCCTGCTGGTACGCCCGGCAGTCGAGGCGGGCGAAAAGCTCGGTTTCCTGCCTGGCGACCTGGCCCAGAAGATCGACCCTTACCTGCGCCCGCTGTACGACGCGCTCTACGAAATGCTCGGCTTCGAACACGTGGCCAAGCTGATCGAGCGCCAGGTGATCGAGATCGCTCCGCTGGCCTACATGCGCGGCCGCACCCTGAACAACAGCTTCATCATCCTCGACGAGAGCCAGAACACCACGCTCGAGCAGATGAAGATGTTCCTCACCCGCATCGGCTTTGGCTCGACTGCGGTGATCACCGGCGACATCACCCAGGTCGACCTGCCACGTGGCACCAAGTCGGGCCTGGCCCATGTGATCGAGGTGCTCAGGGACGTACCGGGGATCAGTTTCACCCATTTCCAACCCAAAGATGTGGTTCGTCACCCACTGGTGCAGCGTATCGTCGAGGCCTATGACCGCTTCGATGCCCGCCAGGCCAAGCCCGAGGCGCCCGGCAAAGATGCTTGA
- the ybeY gene encoding rRNA maturation RNase YbeY — translation MLELDLQRATDAAAPDDAAFRRWCELALRQRTADSEMTIRLVDEAEGRELNHTYRHKDYATNVLSFPADVPDDLLDIPLLGDLVICVPVVEREAAEQGKSLEAHWAHLVIHGCLHLLGYDHIEDDEAEEMEALERELLAELGHPDPYADDENEPLTH, via the coding sequence ATGCTTGAACTTGACCTGCAACGGGCCACGGATGCTGCCGCCCCGGATGACGCCGCTTTCCGCCGCTGGTGCGAACTGGCCTTGCGCCAGCGTACGGCCGACTCGGAAATGACCATCCGTCTGGTCGACGAAGCCGAAGGCCGCGAACTCAACCACACCTACCGGCACAAGGACTACGCGACCAATGTGCTGTCGTTCCCTGCCGACGTGCCCGATGACCTGCTCGATATCCCGCTGCTGGGCGACCTGGTGATCTGTGTGCCGGTGGTCGAGCGCGAGGCGGCCGAACAGGGCAAATCGCTGGAAGCGCACTGGGCACACCTGGTCATCCACGGCTGCCTGCACCTGCTCGGCTACGACCACATCGAAGACGATGAGGCCGAGGAGATGGAAGCACTGGAACGGGAATTGCTGGCAGAACTGGGTCACCCCGACCCGTATGCCGACGATGAAAACGAACCTCTCACACACTGA